DNA sequence from the Clostridia bacterium genome:
ACAGAAATATGAAAAATAGGTGCTACAACCATAACGTCAAAGCTTATAAAAATTATGGTGGCAGAGGGATAAAAGTTTGCGAGGATTGGTTGAAAGATGGAATGAATTTTCAGGAATGGGCTTTAGCTAACGGATATGCCGAAAATCTAACAATAGAGCGGAAAGACGTTAACAAAGATTATGAACCAAGTAATTGCGTTTGGGTAAGCATGAAGGAACAACAGAACAATCGTAGGGATAACAAAAAAGTAAAATACAAAGGCAAAATAGTTACCATATCGCAATTGTCTGAAATTACAGGGATATTAGACAAGACTCTTTATTACTGGAAAGAAAAAGGATGTTTAAAAGAAAAACTTTCAAACGGCAAGATTGAAGCGAAAAAATATTTATTTAATGGAGAACTTAAAACTTTAAGAGAATTGTCGGAACAACATGGGCTAGACGAAAAGCTTGTAAGAAATAGAATGCGAAGAGGTTGGAATTTAAAAGATTCTTTGCAACCTCCGAAAACTTCATGGAAGAGGAAATTAGGCTGCTAGAAAGCGAAATTAATAAAGAGTGGGGAAAGGTGGGGTAAATGATGTTATTAACAATACCTAAGACCAACACTAATAAAGGGGACATAATAGCTTTTACAATGGATAACAGGACTGTAGATTATGGGGAAGTAATAACGGTAACAGAGAATACTACATTGGTAAGTGTAGGGAAAGGAATGGAGAAAATTTTAAACAACCTTCAGGGAGAAGCAATACCGTACAGTATAGATATATAACCTGTTAAAGTGAGGTGACTAACTAACTTATGAGAAGTATAACAGATATGCTAATGGAATATGCCACTGTAAATAAAGAGATATGCAGACAAAATGAAGCGTTACAAGTGGCGGTAAAAGCGCAACTAAATGCGGACGGAGGTATAAAAGCTAGTATAATGACAGATATGCCACACGGGTCTGGCGTTGGTAATCCTACATACGAAAAAACTGCTAACCTGTTTGAGCATTTAGAAGAAATTTGCATAGAGCTTGCAGAATTAGCAGAGACAACAAAATATGAGATAAGGAGACTAGTTGATCTAAAGAAAGATATAGATTACGCATTTATGTATCTTACGTATGAGGAAAGAAACATAATAAAACTAAGGTACATTGATTATCCAGAGCCTAAATATACATGGGATAAAGTGGTGTCTGAATCTTATTATTGTAGGTCGCAATGCTTTGAAATCCACAGAAGAGCTATAGAGAAAATGGAAAAAGTTTTAAACATCGGACAAAATCGGACTGCATCAGGCTTATAATTATATTGTGGAGATTTGGAATTGTTCTCACTTTAACATACTTAGCCCCTATGTAATTGCCCTGGTAAACAGACCGGGGCTTTTGCATGTGCTGAAGTATTAACCGGAGGAATATATGAAAGACATAATAAAATGGGTAAAAACAAGCTGTATAGGATGTAAAAGAACAAAGGCTATGTTAAAGCGTAAGAGTTGTATAGGATGTAGGGAGATAAAGGTTGGGTGATATTATGGCAGATAAGTTGACAACTAAACAGAGATTATTTGTTAAAGAATACCTTGTCGACTTAAATGCTACTCAGGCAGCGATAAGGGCAGGATATTCAGAAAATACAGCAAGGTTTATAGCTGCTGAGAACTTAACAAAACCCAACATACAGGAAGCCATCCAGGAGGCAATTAAACAGCGCGAAGATAAAATAGACATAAATAGCCAATGGGTATTGAAAAGGCTTGTAGAACTCTCTGAGCGATGTATGCAAGGTACACCGGTATACGATAAAGAAGGAAATGAGACAGGAGAATGGAAGTTTGAAGCCAATGCAGCTAATAGGTCATTAGAGTTGATTGGCAAGCATCTAGGCATGTTCACTGATAAAGTAGAATCCAAAGTAACAGCCGAGAATACAAATGTTAACATAGACTACAGCAGTCTACCTGATGAAGCGTTGGCAGAAATAGAGCAGGCTAAGGGGCATGATGAGATAATGAAGATAGTAGCCAGGTATAAGAAGTAATACAAGTGTAATACAAGGTATTGCGTACGT
Encoded proteins:
- a CDS encoding RinA family protein, which encodes MRSITDMLMEYATVNKEICRQNEALQVAVKAQLNADGGIKASIMTDMPHGSGVGNPTYEKTANLFEHLEEICIELAELAETTKYEIRRLVDLKKDIDYAFMYLTYEERNIIKLRYIDYPEPKYTWDKVVSESYYCRSQCFEIHRRAIEKMEKVLNIGQNRTASGL
- a CDS encoding terminase small subunit, which produces MADKLTTKQRLFVKEYLVDLNATQAAIRAGYSENTARFIAAENLTKPNIQEAIQEAIKQREDKIDINSQWVLKRLVELSERCMQGTPVYDKEGNETGEWKFEANAANRSLELIGKHLGMFTDKVESKVTAENTNVNIDYSSLPDEALAEIEQAKGHDEIMKIVARYKK